A part of Synechococcus sp. KORDI-49 genomic DNA contains:
- the guaA gene encoding glutamine-hydrolyzing GMP synthase, whose translation MSQPSSDGQRQPAIVILDFGSQYSELIARRVRETEVFSVVLGYSTTAEELRRIAPKGIILSGGPSSVYAEGAPLCDPSIWELGIPVLGVCYGMQLMVQQLGGVVEAATGKAEYGKAPLEVDDPTDLLTNVDSGSTMWMSHGDSVKALPEGFVRLAHTVNTPEAAVAHLQRRLYGVQFHPEVVHSTCGMALIRNFVYHICNCDPDWTTTTFIDEAVRLVRSQVGEKRVLLALSGGVDSSTLAFLLKKAIGDQLTCMFIDQGFMRKGEPEFLMDFFDRKFNIHVEYINARQRFIGKLKGITDPEEKRKIIGTEFIRVFEEESRRLGPFDYLAQGTLYPDVIESAGTNVDPKTGERVAVKIKSHHNVGGLPKDLQFKLVEPLRKLFKDEVRKVGRALGLPEEIVRRHPFPGPGLAIRILGEVTDEKLNCLRDADLIVREEIREAGLYHDIWQAFAVLLPVRSVGVMGDKRTYAWPVVLRCVSSEDGMTADWSRLPYDLMETISNRIVNEVKGVNRVVLDITSKPPGTIEWE comes from the coding sequence ATGTCCCAGCCTTCGTCCGACGGTCAGCGTCAGCCGGCCATCGTCATCCTTGATTTCGGCTCCCAATACTCCGAACTGATCGCCCGCAGAGTGCGGGAGACCGAAGTGTTCTCGGTGGTGCTGGGGTACAGCACAACGGCGGAGGAGCTGCGCCGGATCGCGCCGAAGGGGATCATCCTCAGTGGCGGACCCAGTTCGGTCTATGCCGAAGGCGCCCCTCTCTGCGATCCCTCGATCTGGGAGCTGGGCATCCCAGTGCTTGGCGTCTGCTACGGCATGCAGCTGATGGTGCAGCAGCTGGGGGGTGTGGTGGAAGCCGCCACCGGCAAGGCCGAGTACGGCAAGGCGCCGCTCGAGGTGGACGACCCGACGGATCTGCTGACCAATGTCGACAGTGGCTCAACGATGTGGATGAGTCATGGTGATTCGGTGAAAGCCCTCCCGGAGGGCTTTGTGCGTCTGGCGCACACCGTTAACACCCCGGAAGCCGCTGTTGCTCATCTTCAGCGCAGGCTCTACGGCGTGCAGTTCCATCCGGAGGTGGTTCACTCCACCTGCGGCATGGCTCTGATCCGCAACTTCGTTTATCACATCTGCAATTGCGATCCCGACTGGACCACTACGACATTTATTGATGAAGCGGTTCGTCTGGTCAGAAGTCAGGTGGGGGAGAAGCGTGTGCTTCTGGCTCTTTCCGGCGGTGTTGACTCCTCCACCCTCGCCTTTCTTCTGAAGAAGGCGATCGGTGATCAGCTCACCTGCATGTTCATTGACCAGGGTTTCATGCGGAAAGGGGAACCCGAATTCCTGATGGATTTCTTCGACCGCAAGTTCAATATTCACGTTGAATACATCAACGCCCGTCAGCGTTTCATCGGCAAGCTGAAAGGAATCACCGATCCTGAGGAGAAACGCAAGATCATCGGCACCGAATTCATTCGGGTGTTCGAGGAGGAGAGCAGACGGCTCGGGCCCTTTGATTACCTCGCTCAGGGGACGCTCTATCCGGATGTGATCGAGAGCGCCGGCACGAACGTTGATCCCAAGACCGGTGAACGGGTGGCCGTGAAGATCAAGAGCCACCACAACGTGGGTGGTCTGCCCAAGGATCTGCAGTTCAAGCTTGTGGAACCGCTGCGCAAGCTGTTCAAGGACGAGGTGCGCAAAGTCGGCCGAGCTCTGGGATTGCCGGAGGAGATCGTCCGGCGGCATCCGTTCCCTGGACCGGGGCTGGCCATCCGCATCCTCGGTGAGGTCACCGACGAGAAGCTCAACTGCCTGCGTGATGCGGATCTGATCGTGCGGGAGGAGATCCGAGAGGCGGGGCTGTATCACGACATCTGGCAGGCCTTTGCGGTGCTGCTGCCGGTGCGATCCGTCGGTGTGATGGGCGATAAGCGCACCTATGCGTGGCCGGTGGTGCTGCGCTGCGTGTCCAGTGAGGACGGCATGACCGCCGACTGGTCGAGATTGCCGTACGACCTGATGGAGACCATCTCCAACCGCATTGTGAATGAGGTGAAGGGAGTGAATCGGGTTGTTCTGGACATCACCAGCAAACCGCCCGGCACGATTGAGTGGGAATGA
- the mrdA gene encoding penicillin-binding protein 2, translating into MAVTSQQRQTGLRQQPLVLLVVVLLFCSAMVARLVWMQLLEGARFRELADENRIRLVPRSPIRGRLLDRKGRVLATSKLSYTLYVEPRLVSDSAWPGLRDRLAALLNLKPDVLDQRRDRGVDRDGYRTTLALNLKPEQVLRFREQASTLQGAQVDVEILRHYPHGTLASHALGYTQPITEQEYEALAEKGYKIRDRIGRTGVEAAYETHLRGKWGGQMLEVNAMGEVQRNLGDRPSVAGKDLTLTLDLDLQRAAELSLADKPGGAVVALDPEDGSILALASKPGFDPNFFSKLITTQKEYDALFSNPKKPLLSRAMNPYDPGSTWKPVTAMAGMESGKFPPDTKLHTTACITYGGHCFPDHNGVGFGTIGYADALRFSSNTFFYQVGVGVGSLALKQAADQLGFQQKTGIEIGWEESVGLVGDERWAAKGRGWAAPGSVPWIPEDMASASIGQSVVQITPLQLARAYAVFANGGWLVTPHLAKGQTNWLDAEHRRKVAIKPSTLKTIREGLRKVVSAGTGFGLNGPGIPPAAGKTGTAEDSTGGADHAWFGTYAPYPEGEIVVVAFAQNTPGGGSVHALPMAKTVLAAWEKTRQR; encoded by the coding sequence ATGGCCGTGACCAGCCAGCAGCGTCAGACCGGTCTGCGTCAGCAGCCGCTTGTGCTTCTGGTGGTGGTGCTGTTGTTCTGCAGTGCCATGGTCGCGCGCCTGGTCTGGATGCAGCTGCTGGAGGGCGCCCGTTTTCGTGAACTGGCGGATGAAAACCGCATCCGACTGGTTCCGCGATCGCCGATCCGCGGTCGCCTTCTGGATCGCAAGGGACGGGTGCTCGCCACCAGCAAACTCAGTTACACCCTGTACGTCGAGCCCCGCCTCGTGTCCGATTCGGCCTGGCCCGGCTTACGCGACAGGCTTGCTGCGCTGTTGAATCTCAAGCCCGATGTGCTGGATCAACGCCGCGACCGTGGCGTCGATCGGGATGGCTACCGCACCACCCTCGCCCTGAATCTCAAGCCGGAACAGGTGCTGCGTTTCCGTGAACAGGCGAGCACGCTCCAGGGTGCCCAGGTGGATGTGGAGATCCTGCGCCACTACCCGCATGGAACCCTGGCGTCCCATGCGTTGGGTTACACCCAGCCGATCACGGAACAGGAATACGAAGCGCTGGCAGAGAAGGGCTACAAGATCCGCGATCGCATCGGCCGTACGGGTGTCGAAGCGGCGTACGAGACGCATCTGCGCGGCAAGTGGGGCGGCCAGATGCTGGAGGTGAATGCCATGGGTGAGGTGCAGCGGAACCTTGGCGATCGGCCTTCGGTGGCCGGGAAAGATCTCACCCTCACGCTCGACCTTGATCTGCAGCGGGCTGCGGAGCTGTCCCTGGCGGACAAGCCGGGGGGTGCTGTGGTCGCTCTGGATCCTGAAGACGGTTCGATCCTCGCCCTGGCCAGCAAGCCTGGGTTTGATCCCAACTTCTTCTCGAAGCTGATCACCACGCAGAAGGAGTACGACGCGCTCTTCTCCAATCCGAAGAAGCCGTTGCTGTCCCGGGCGATGAACCCCTACGACCCCGGGAGCACCTGGAAGCCGGTCACGGCGATGGCAGGGATGGAATCCGGCAAGTTCCCTCCGGACACCAAATTGCACACCACGGCCTGCATCACGTACGGCGGCCATTGTTTTCCCGATCACAACGGGGTCGGTTTCGGCACCATCGGCTATGCGGACGCGCTGCGTTTCTCCAGCAACACGTTTTTCTACCAGGTGGGTGTCGGCGTGGGCTCCCTGGCGCTGAAACAGGCGGCCGATCAGCTGGGTTTTCAGCAGAAGACAGGGATCGAGATCGGCTGGGAGGAGAGCGTCGGATTGGTCGGTGATGAACGCTGGGCGGCGAAGGGACGTGGCTGGGCTGCACCCGGTTCAGTGCCGTGGATTCCGGAGGACATGGCCAGTGCTTCCATCGGTCAGTCGGTTGTACAGATCACGCCTCTGCAGCTGGCCCGCGCTTACGCGGTGTTCGCGAACGGTGGCTGGCTGGTGACGCCGCACCTGGCCAAGGGCCAGACGAACTGGCTGGATGCCGAGCACCGACGCAAGGTGGCGATCAAGCCCTCCACGCTGAAGACCATCCGCGAGGGTCTCCGAAAGGTGGTGTCCGCAGGCACAGGCTTTGGCCTCAACGGGCCGGGCATTCCTCCTGCTGCGGGCAAAACAGGAACCGCAGAAGACAGCACCGGTGGTGCCGACCATGCCTGGTTCGGCACCTACGCCCCGTATCCGGAGGGTGAGATCGTTGTGGTGGCTTTCGCCCAGAACACACCGGGAGGGGGGTCTGTCCATGCCCTGCCGATGGCCAAGACGGTTCTGGCTGCCTGGGAGAAGACGCGTCAGCGCTGA
- a CDS encoding glycosyltransferase family 1 protein has product MKVAFFTETFLPKVDGIVTRLTKTVRHLVEAGDEVVVFCPEGCPEEYMGARVIGVPAMPLPLYPELKLALPRPAVSEAIDSFQPDLIHVVNPAVLGLGGIWLAKTKGIPLVASYHTHLPKYLEHYGMGMLEPLLWELLKAAHNQALLNLCTSTAMVQELSDKGIQHTSLWQRGVDTELFRPELRSPELRQRLLGTHDDRGALLLYVGRLSAEKQIERIRPVLEALPYARFALVGDGPHRQQLEKHFEGTATTFVGYLAGEELAGAYASGDAFLFPSSTETLGLVLLEAMAAGCPVVGANRGGIPDIITDGVNGCLYEPGGEDGGAASLIEATKRLLGNDVERQALRKAARNEAERWGWAGATEQLRGYYRQVLDQPQLTAA; this is encoded by the coding sequence TTGAAAGTCGCCTTCTTCACTGAAACCTTCCTTCCCAAGGTCGACGGCATCGTCACCCGTCTGACCAAGACGGTCCGGCATCTCGTGGAGGCCGGGGATGAGGTGGTGGTGTTCTGCCCTGAAGGCTGCCCGGAGGAGTACATGGGAGCCCGGGTGATCGGCGTGCCGGCCATGCCGCTGCCCCTTTACCCGGAACTGAAACTCGCCTTGCCGCGACCGGCGGTCTCCGAAGCGATCGACAGCTTCCAGCCGGATCTGATTCACGTGGTGAACCCGGCCGTGCTCGGTCTAGGGGGCATCTGGCTGGCGAAGACCAAAGGGATTCCCCTGGTGGCGAGCTATCACACCCACCTGCCCAAATACCTCGAGCATTACGGGATGGGCATGCTCGAACCCCTGCTTTGGGAGCTGCTCAAGGCTGCCCATAACCAGGCACTGCTCAACCTCTGCACCTCCACGGCGATGGTGCAGGAACTGAGTGACAAGGGCATTCAGCACACCTCGCTCTGGCAGAGAGGAGTGGACACGGAGCTGTTCCGGCCCGAACTGCGCAGCCCGGAGCTCCGGCAGCGGCTGTTGGGCACCCACGACGACCGGGGCGCCCTGCTTCTCTACGTCGGTCGACTGTCGGCAGAAAAACAGATCGAACGGATTCGACCGGTGCTGGAAGCACTGCCGTATGCCCGCTTCGCCCTCGTCGGTGACGGGCCGCACCGCCAGCAGCTGGAGAAGCACTTCGAGGGAACCGCGACCACCTTTGTGGGCTATCTGGCCGGCGAGGAACTGGCCGGTGCCTACGCCAGCGGTGATGCCTTCCTGTTCCCCTCGAGCACGGAAACCCTCGGGCTGGTGCTTCTGGAAGCCATGGCTGCCGGTTGCCCCGTGGTGGGCGCCAACCGCGGCGGCATCCCCGACATCATCACCGACGGTGTGAACGGCTGCCTCTACGAACCGGGTGGGGAGGATGGCGGTGCCGCCAGCCTGATCGAAGCCACCAAGCGACTTCTGGGGAACGACGTCGAACGACAGGCCCTGCGCAAAGCGGCGCGCAACGAAGCCGAGCGCTGGGGATGGGCGGGGGCCACCGAACAACTGCGGGGCTACTACCGCCAGGTGCTGGATCAGCCTCAGCTCACCGCCGCCTGA
- a CDS encoding NAD-dependent epimerase/dehydratase family protein, with the protein MKVLVLGGDGFCGWPCAVNLADQGHEVLIVDNLSRRKIDIDLEVESLTPITTIGERLKAWEEIGGKPMRFVHMDIAHEYQRVLDLLLEEKPDAVVHFAEQRAAPYSMKSSATKRYTVDNNVNGTHNLLAAIVESGQDIHVVHLGTMGVYGYGSHRGATIPEGYLKVEVPQPDGSRFEEEILHPASPGSVYHMTKTLDQLLFLYYNKNDKVRITDLHQGIVWGTNTDATDRDPRLTNRFDYDGDYGTVLNRFLMQAAIGYPLTVHGTGGQTRAFIHIRDSVRCVQLALENPPEPGERVKIFNQMTESHQVGELAKKVAALTGAQVNNLPNPRNEAVENDLIVDNRCFIELGLNPTTLDDGLLKEVVEIATRYADRCDRDRILCTSAWTKTQAQAIGTAS; encoded by the coding sequence TTGAAAGTTCTCGTCCTCGGCGGTGACGGCTTCTGCGGCTGGCCCTGTGCGGTGAACCTGGCCGATCAGGGCCACGAGGTGTTGATCGTGGACAACCTCAGCCGCCGCAAGATCGACATCGATCTGGAGGTGGAATCACTCACCCCGATCACCACCATCGGCGAGCGGCTGAAGGCCTGGGAGGAGATCGGCGGCAAGCCCATGCGCTTCGTGCACATGGACATCGCCCACGAGTACCAACGCGTGCTCGATCTGCTGCTGGAAGAGAAGCCGGATGCCGTTGTTCATTTCGCTGAGCAGCGGGCAGCGCCCTACTCGATGAAGAGCAGCGCCACCAAGCGCTACACCGTCGACAACAACGTCAACGGCACCCACAACCTGCTCGCCGCCATCGTGGAGAGCGGCCAGGACATCCATGTGGTGCACCTCGGCACCATGGGTGTGTACGGCTACGGCTCCCACCGCGGCGCCACGATTCCCGAGGGCTACCTCAAGGTGGAGGTGCCCCAACCGGACGGCAGCCGCTTCGAGGAGGAGATCCTCCATCCGGCCAGCCCGGGCAGCGTCTACCACATGACCAAGACGCTCGATCAGCTGCTGTTCCTCTACTACAACAAGAACGACAAGGTCCGCATCACCGACCTGCACCAGGGCATCGTCTGGGGCACCAACACCGATGCCACCGACCGCGACCCGCGCCTGACCAACCGCTTCGATTACGACGGTGACTACGGCACCGTTCTCAATCGCTTCCTAATGCAGGCTGCGATCGGCTACCCACTCACGGTGCACGGCACCGGCGGCCAGACCCGCGCCTTCATCCACATCCGCGATTCGGTGCGCTGCGTGCAGCTGGCCCTTGAGAATCCTCCGGAACCGGGCGAACGGGTCAAGATCTTCAATCAGATGACCGAAAGTCATCAGGTGGGAGAACTGGCCAAGAAGGTGGCTGCTCTCACCGGCGCGCAGGTGAACAACCTGCCCAACCCTCGCAACGAAGCGGTGGAGAATGATCTGATCGTTGACAACCGCTGCTTCATCGAGCTGGGTCTCAACCCGACCACCCTCGATGACGGTCTGCTGAAGGAAGTGGTGGAGATCGCCACGCGCTACGCCGACCGCTGCGACCGCGACCGCATCCTCTGCACCTCCGCCTGGACCAAGACCCAGGCGCAGGCCATCGGCACCGCCTCCTGA
- the psb34 gene encoding photosystem II assembly protein Psb34 has translation MQVTTEDGGRLNAFAKEPRMEVMDAETSRSRGRGSMLMTLGGTVLVLALVAMTVAIS, from the coding sequence ATGCAGGTCACGACGGAAGACGGCGGCCGCCTGAACGCTTTCGCCAAGGAGCCCCGCATGGAGGTGATGGATGCGGAGACCAGCCGCAGCCGCGGGCGAGGCTCCATGCTCATGACCCTCGGAGGCACTGTGCTCGTGCTGGCCCTCGTGGCGATGACCGTCGCGATCAGCTGA
- a CDS encoding thiazole synthase produces MVPTSCANDQLVIGGRPFRSRLFTGTGKYPDLTTMQQSIEHSGCEMVTVAVRRVQAVAAGHAGLMDAIDWTRIWMLPNTAGCRDADEAVRVARLGRELAKLAGQEDNNFVKLEVIPDSRHLLPDPIGTLEAAERLVQEGFAVLPYINADPLLAKRLEDAGCVTVMPLGSPIGSGQGLNNAANIALIIENASVPVVVDAGIGVPSEAAQALEMGADAVLVNSAIALAGDPAAMAEAMGLAVAAGRSAFRAGRLPKRDQAAASSPTTGLVQEQSTGR; encoded by the coding sequence ATGGTTCCGACGTCCTGTGCCAACGACCAGCTGGTCATCGGCGGTCGCCCGTTCCGAAGCCGTCTGTTCACCGGAACGGGCAAATATCCCGACCTGACCACGATGCAGCAGAGCATCGAGCACTCCGGCTGCGAGATGGTGACGGTGGCCGTGCGTCGTGTTCAGGCCGTTGCCGCAGGCCATGCCGGCCTGATGGACGCCATCGACTGGACGCGCATCTGGATGCTGCCCAACACCGCCGGCTGCCGCGATGCCGACGAAGCGGTGCGGGTGGCACGGCTGGGCCGTGAACTGGCGAAGCTGGCCGGCCAGGAGGACAACAACTTCGTGAAGCTGGAGGTGATCCCCGACAGCCGTCATCTGCTCCCGGACCCGATCGGAACCCTCGAGGCAGCGGAACGCCTTGTGCAGGAGGGTTTCGCCGTGCTCCCCTACATCAATGCCGATCCGCTTCTGGCGAAACGCCTGGAGGATGCCGGCTGCGTCACGGTGATGCCCCTGGGCTCACCGATCGGTTCAGGACAGGGACTCAACAATGCGGCGAACATCGCCCTGATCATCGAGAACGCCAGCGTTCCCGTGGTGGTGGATGCAGGCATCGGGGTTCCCAGTGAAGCGGCCCAGGCGCTTGAGATGGGGGCTGACGCCGTGCTGGTGAACAGCGCCATCGCTCTGGCCGGGGATCCAGCGGCCATGGCGGAAGCCATGGGTCTGGCTGTCGCCGCCGGTCGCTCCGCCTTCCGGGCCGGCCGCCTGCCGAAACGCGATCAGGCGGCCGCCAGCTCTCCCACCACGGGACTGGTGCAGGAGCAAAGCACCGGCAGGTAA
- a CDS encoding tetratricopeptide repeat protein: protein MNLLPQTYLLGLVGLLSIVAVVVGRQLLRVRRDEARLIELEQAGAAGSRQASDLYELGSVQLRKRLYPQAAASLKQALKRANGEPDEARALIENALGFSLAAQKDYEGAVRHYKLALKAKPDYPVAINNLAFAQDKLLKSEEAADLYRQTLVLDPGNTTARKRLKQLERRLG, encoded by the coding sequence ATGAACCTGCTGCCCCAGACCTACCTGCTGGGCCTGGTCGGCCTGCTGTCCATTGTGGCGGTGGTTGTGGGTCGTCAGTTGCTGCGCGTGCGACGCGATGAAGCCCGCCTGATCGAATTGGAACAGGCGGGCGCAGCGGGATCCCGCCAGGCATCCGACCTGTATGAACTGGGATCGGTTCAGCTCCGCAAACGGCTCTATCCCCAGGCCGCCGCGTCGTTGAAGCAGGCTTTGAAGCGTGCCAACGGTGAGCCGGATGAAGCCAGGGCTCTGATCGAGAATGCCTTGGGCTTCTCACTGGCCGCCCAGAAGGATTACGAGGGAGCTGTGCGCCACTACAAGTTGGCTCTCAAGGCGAAACCGGACTATCCGGTTGCCATCAACAATCTCGCTTTCGCCCAGGACAAACTGCTCAAAAGCGAGGAAGCAGCCGATCTCTACAGACAGACTCTGGTTCTCGATCCCGGAAACACCACGGCCCGGAAACGTCTCAAACAGCTGGAGCGACGTCTGGGCTGA
- the rplT gene encoding 50S ribosomal protein L20: MARVKRGNVARKRRNKILRLARGFRGGNGTLFRTANQRVMKALCNAYRDRRRRKRDFRRLWIARINAAARINGVSYSRLMGGLKKADVRLNRKMLAQLAVVDPGSFTNVVTAAKS; this comes from the coding sequence ATGGCCCGCGTCAAGAGAGGCAACGTCGCCCGTAAGCGCCGCAACAAGATCCTGCGGCTGGCCCGTGGCTTCCGCGGTGGCAACGGCACCCTGTTCCGCACCGCAAATCAGCGGGTGATGAAAGCCCTCTGCAATGCCTACAGGGATCGCCGTCGCCGCAAACGCGACTTCCGTCGCCTCTGGATCGCCCGTATCAATGCCGCTGCCCGCATCAACGGTGTGAGCTACAGCCGCCTGATGGGTGGTCTCAAGAAGGCGGATGTGCGCCTCAACCGCAAGATGCTGGCTCAGCTGGCGGTGGTTGACCCCGGAAGCTTCACGAACGTGGTCACCGCTGCCAAAAGCTGA
- the rpmI gene encoding 50S ribosomal protein L35, which translates to MPKLKTRKAAAKRFKATGSGKFIRRRAFRNHLLDHKTPKQKRHLATKAVVHETDELRVIRMLPYA; encoded by the coding sequence ATGCCCAAGCTGAAGACCCGCAAAGCTGCCGCCAAGCGGTTCAAGGCGACCGGCAGCGGCAAGTTCATCCGCCGGCGCGCCTTCCGCAATCACCTGCTGGATCACAAGACTCCCAAGCAGAAGCGCCACCTGGCCACCAAGGCCGTGGTTCACGAAACGGACGAACTGCGCGTGATCCGGATGCTCCCGTACGCCTGA
- a CDS encoding SpoIID/LytB domain-containing protein, whose product MSVLIRLLSVAVLVWSSTGCRAREIQAEGPVSPSQVPMAVTHPSVPPPPPVNGPEDRLWVSLQAHLGRPDQSGPLTLHGAGSPLSLSDASGRDWSGSVLTITWRRVPRETPLTLSRRVAGPFASFESAERVAKRWREIGVAAVVAHPDDWEVWAPKGAPLPDGLAVRDWHGSIDSVVVPVLQTAEGGFTLQGPIRINAPQGLKWKGGRYGGPFRLQRDAYGSWTLIEQVPLERYLEGVVPHEIGAGSPPSALQAQTVLARTWALANSHRFRIDGYHLCSDTQCQVYSDPRQAGSAVLQAIAATRGRLLSWNGSPISAVYHASNGGVMASGTEAWAMEPQPYLRAEADGDAGWLKRHPLPLIATEGVDALLADGAGAYGRNHPRFRWTRTLTTAGIRSALGSAGAALSAPIRLSVLQRGASGRVLALQIKGSGSASPVVLRLDRIRRTFRTLPSTLFVLQPQGEASWLVRGGGFGHGAGLSQAGAIDLAWRGWSTERILSHYYPGTLYGPLSPQTQSP is encoded by the coding sequence ATGAGCGTGTTGATCCGGCTGCTGTCGGTGGCTGTGCTGGTCTGGTCGTCGACGGGCTGCCGGGCCAGGGAGATCCAGGCGGAGGGACCGGTGTCTCCTTCTCAGGTGCCCATGGCCGTGACCCATCCGTCTGTGCCGCCGCCACCGCCGGTCAACGGTCCGGAGGATCGGCTGTGGGTTTCTCTGCAGGCCCATCTCGGTCGGCCTGATCAGAGCGGCCCGCTGACGCTGCATGGAGCCGGCAGTCCGCTGTCGCTGAGCGATGCCAGTGGCCGTGACTGGAGCGGTTCGGTCCTGACGATCACCTGGCGGCGTGTGCCGCGGGAGACACCGCTGACGCTCTCGCGTCGCGTGGCCGGTCCATTCGCCAGCTTCGAGTCCGCGGAACGGGTGGCCAAACGCTGGCGGGAGATCGGGGTCGCAGCTGTTGTGGCTCATCCTGACGACTGGGAGGTCTGGGCTCCGAAGGGAGCGCCGCTGCCGGACGGCCTGGCGGTGCGTGACTGGCACGGCAGCATCGACTCGGTGGTGGTGCCTGTGCTTCAGACGGCTGAAGGAGGCTTCACACTCCAGGGTCCGATCCGGATCAACGCCCCTCAGGGTCTGAAGTGGAAGGGCGGGCGCTACGGGGGGCCATTCCGCCTGCAGCGGGATGCCTACGGCAGCTGGACACTGATCGAGCAGGTGCCTCTGGAGCGCTACCTGGAAGGCGTGGTTCCCCATGAGATCGGGGCTGGCTCGCCGCCATCGGCTCTGCAGGCTCAGACGGTGCTTGCCCGCACCTGGGCTCTGGCCAATAGTCATCGCTTCCGGATCGATGGCTACCACCTCTGCAGCGACACCCAGTGCCAGGTGTACAGCGACCCGCGTCAGGCGGGCTCTGCGGTGCTTCAGGCGATTGCTGCCACCCGTGGTCGACTGCTGAGCTGGAACGGAAGCCCGATCAGCGCGGTGTACCACGCCAGCAACGGCGGTGTGATGGCCAGCGGCACCGAGGCCTGGGCGATGGAGCCCCAGCCGTATCTCCGTGCGGAGGCCGATGGAGATGCCGGCTGGTTGAAGCGCCATCCTCTGCCGCTCATCGCGACTGAGGGGGTGGATGCCCTTCTGGCGGATGGAGCCGGCGCCTATGGCAGGAACCATCCCCGCTTCCGATGGACGCGAACGCTCACGACGGCAGGGATCCGGAGTGCCCTCGGTTCAGCCGGAGCTGCTCTGAGTGCTCCGATCCGTCTTTCCGTGCTTCAACGGGGGGCCAGCGGACGGGTTCTGGCGCTGCAGATCAAGGGTTCTGGATCGGCCAGTCCAGTGGTGCTGCGGCTCGACCGGATCCGGCGGACCTTCCGCACTCTTCCCAGCACCCTGTTCGTGCTTCAGCCCCAGGGCGAAGCCAGCTGGTTGGTCCGTGGCGGTGGCTTCGGCCATGGAGCCGGACTCTCCCAGGCCGGTGCGATCGATCTGGCCTGGCGCGGCTGGTCGACGGAACGGATCCTCAGCCACTACTACCCGGGGACGCTTTATGGACCGCTGTCGCCCCAGACTCAGTCCCCTTAG
- a CDS encoding glycosyltransferase family 2 protein has protein sequence MAPIAASGDHRRVKSAAFLFACGCAGAAPHWLDPARSLWPAISLALMLGGYGLRTVLQGEPSRRLPAGTPGDLPTLDVVVAARDEESVVTRLVERLTALRYPSGRLSTWVIDDGSLDRTPQLLDDLAATHASLRVIHRPRDAGGGKSGALNTALQQLRGEWLLVLDADAQLQEDLLEHLIPYALDGGWSAVQLRKAVIDADRNWLTRAQAMEMALDAVIQQGRLSGGGVAELRGNGQLIRRSVLEAAGGFNEDTVTDDLDLSFRLLTHGALVGILWDPPVQEEAVPGLAALWKQRQRWAEGGLQRFFDYWPTLTSGQLSLSQRWDLACFFLLQYGLPVVSFADLSTSLVTRTAPSYWPLTFVAFSVSGLAYWRGCRISSEGPPIPSAGPLQLLLAIFYLAHWFVVIPWVALKMAVLPKRLVWAKTSHGEQEPVQA, from the coding sequence ATGGCTCCGATCGCTGCCTCTGGAGATCACCGCAGGGTGAAGTCGGCAGCGTTCCTGTTCGCCTGCGGCTGCGCCGGCGCAGCACCCCACTGGCTCGATCCGGCCCGGTCTCTCTGGCCGGCGATCAGCCTGGCGCTGATGCTGGGTGGATATGGCCTGCGCACTGTGCTGCAGGGCGAACCCTCCCGCCGGCTTCCGGCCGGCACCCCAGGCGATCTGCCCACCCTTGATGTGGTGGTGGCCGCCCGCGACGAGGAAAGTGTCGTGACCCGCCTGGTGGAGCGTCTGACGGCCCTGCGGTACCCATCCGGACGACTGTCCACCTGGGTGATCGATGACGGAAGTCTGGATCGCACGCCGCAGCTGCTCGACGACCTCGCCGCCACCCATGCTTCGCTGCGGGTGATCCACCGGCCCCGGGATGCGGGCGGTGGGAAGTCCGGGGCTCTCAACACGGCACTGCAGCAGCTTCGTGGGGAGTGGTTGCTGGTGCTGGATGCGGATGCGCAGCTTCAGGAGGATCTGCTGGAGCATTTGATCCCCTATGCCCTCGACGGTGGCTGGTCCGCTGTTCAGCTGCGCAAGGCCGTGATCGATGCCGATCGCAACTGGCTGACCCGGGCCCAGGCGATGGAAATGGCACTGGACGCTGTCATTCAGCAGGGTCGGCTCTCAGGCGGCGGCGTGGCGGAGCTTCGCGGCAACGGTCAGCTGATCCGCCGCTCGGTGCTGGAGGCGGCCGGGGGATTCAACGAGGACACGGTCACTGATGATCTGGATCTCAGCTTCCGATTGCTTACCCACGGAGCTCTGGTGGGGATTCTCTGGGATCCGCCGGTGCAGGAGGAGGCGGTGCCGGGTCTGGCGGCTCTCTGGAAGCAACGTCAGCGCTGGGCGGAAGGTGGACTGCAGCGCTTCTTCGATTACTGGCCCACGCTCACCTCAGGCCAGCTCAGCCTTAGCCAGCGCTGGGATCTCGCCTGTTTCTTCCTGCTGCAGTACGGCCTACCCGTCGTGTCCTTCGCCGATCTGAGCACCAGCCTGGTGACGCGCACGGCGCCGAGCTACTGGCCGTTGACCTTTGTGGCCTTCAGCGTATCGGGGCTGGCTTACTGGCGCGGCTGTCGCATCAGCAGTGAAGGTCCACCGATTCCATCGGCTGGTCCATTGCAGCTTCTTCTGGCCATCTTCTATCTCGCCCACTGGTTCGTCGTGATCCCCTGGGTGGCTCTCAAGATGGCTGTTCTCCCGAAGCGTCTGGTCTGGGCGAAGACCAGTCATGGAGAGCAGGAGCCCGTTCAGGCCTGA